The following nucleotide sequence is from Bradyrhizobium roseum.
ACGCGCACGCCGCTCTTGGCGGCAACACCGATGTCGTTGAGCATCCCCTCCGACACGGCGTCGCCATTGGCCAATGTGGACTCGCCGCCGCCTTCGATGTTGAGGCTGAAGCTGACGGCAATCTTCGCGCCGCCCGGCCAGCGAGGATCGGGCGGCGTTTCGCCATAGCCGACCAGATCGCGCGCCTGCATCGGATCGGGCCGGATCTCGCCCTGCGCCATGGATTTGATGTCAATGGGTTCGACTTCAGACATGTCGGCTCCTATGCGGCGGCGTCGAGCGGGACAAGACAGGGATCGTAACCGAAGAACCAGTCGGTCTCGGTCGGGCCGTGCATCCAGGTGTTGTCGATCGAGATCTGCTGGACGTCGGCGACGCGGGGAATCCGGATTGCGGCATATCGCGCAAAGGCGCTCGATGGATCGGCGAACTCCGAGATGCAGCGGCTGAGAATGGCGGCGTCCTCGATCGCCATCGAGCCGCCGGCCGCCATGAACGGGCGCACCGCGTGGCACGCATCGCCCATCAGCACCACGGCCCCCTTGCTCCAGCAATCGTTGCGCGGACGATCGTGGATCGGCCACACCGTCACATCTTCCACGGCCTCCGCCGCGCGTATCAGGTCGCGATGCGCACCGTCGAAGGCGGCGATGAACGCGTCGCGGTTGCCGCGCTGCGGCGAACCGTCGCCGTCCCAGCGCTCGGCCGGCAAGGCAGCCATCACGTAGACCTCGTCGCGGCGCGCGGTCATGTAATACGCCAGCACGTGGCGGTCTGCCGCCCACCATTTGGTGCAGTCGCCGATCGGCTCGCCCTTGATCCGATCCGCCGGAAACACCGCGCGTGGCGCCGTGCGACCGATGAAACGCGGCTCTTCGGCGCCCAGCATGATCTCGCGCACCTTGGAGCGAATGCCGTCGGCGCCGATGGCGATATCGGCCTCGGCGGTTGCGCCATTGTCGAACGACAGCGTTACGCCGTGCGCGGTCTCCTCGATCCCCGCGAGTCTGTGTCCGTACCGGATCGTGCCGGGTTTGAGCGGCTGCTGCAGCAGCTCGTGTAGGTCGGCGCGGTGGATATTGACGAACGGCCCGCCGAACCGCTTCTCGCAGGCCTCGTCGAATTCCAGCCTGTAGAGTGTTTCACCGCTGTCCCAGGCGCGGCTGACGAAGGCGTCGGGCCGGATGCCGGTGGTGGCGAAAGCCTGCTCCAGATCGAGACGGCACAGCACCTTCGCGACATTGGCGCCAAGAATGATGCCGGCGCCGATGCGTGAGAAACTCGGTGACTGCTCAAACACTGCGACCGGGAAGCCGGCGCGCTGCAGCAGCCCGGCGACCGTGAGTCCGGCGAGCCCGGCGCCCAGAACGGCGATCCGCGTTCCGCGATCCATCTCAACACCTCGTGTCAAACCGCACCCATCGCCGTTGCGGCATATTGTTCGCTATCTAATGAAATCGCTTAAAGCGTCGAAGACGGGCCTGTCAAGAAAAGCCATGCAATGCCCGAGGATCGGGCGAAATGCGCATAGATTGCGCTGTCAATTGCGCATGCTGATCAAAATTTGCGCGGGCAGATCGTTGATCTTATTGGGCAGAAATCCAATTATCGTTCGATAGCGAACGAAACCATCGGCGTGCGCTTCATGACGGCGCTGGACGCCCGGCGCATTCAACACGCCCATTCAATGAAGGTAGGACCATGACACTGCGTGCTCGCCTTGCCGTTGCTCTCGCATTGATGCTGGCGGCGGCCGGCGCGCGGCCTGCGGATGCCGCCGAAATCAATTTCATCACCGATTTCGGTTTCAACGGCCGTCACGCCTATTTCTACGTCGCGCGGGAGAAGGGCTACTACAAGGCCGAAGGTTTCGACGTGAACTTCGTGCGCGGGCAGGGCTCGGCCGATGCGATCAAGAAGGTTGCTGCCGGCGTTGCGACATTCGGCTTCGCCGACGCGGGATCGCTGGTGCTGGCGCGCGGCAACGACGGCGTGCCGGTGAAACTGGTGTCGATCGTCTACGC
It contains:
- a CDS encoding FAD-dependent oxidoreductase, producing MDRGTRIAVLGAGLAGLTVAGLLQRAGFPVAVFEQSPSFSRIGAGIILGANVAKVLCRLDLEQAFATTGIRPDAFVSRAWDSGETLYRLEFDEACEKRFGGPFVNIHRADLHELLQQPLKPGTIRYGHRLAGIEETAHGVTLSFDNGATAEADIAIGADGIRSKVREIMLGAEEPRFIGRTAPRAVFPADRIKGEPIGDCTKWWAADRHVLAYYMTARRDEVYVMAALPAERWDGDGSPQRGNRDAFIAAFDGAHRDLIRAAEAVEDVTVWPIHDRPRNDCWSKGAVVLMGDACHAVRPFMAAGGSMAIEDAAILSRCISEFADPSSAFARYAAIRIPRVADVQQISIDNTWMHGPTETDWFFGYDPCLVPLDAAA